The Bombus huntii isolate Logan2020A chromosome 1, iyBomHunt1.1, whole genome shotgun sequence genome contains a region encoding:
- the LOC126868570 gene encoding uncharacterized protein LOC126868570, which translates to MQLRISMRCLIFAAILTVALATFGKEHVHIRIHVPEIIQHDEKKVIKYEDHGGHDHGGGGGGGDQTIIVTSPGGGGGHGGGGGHGGFGGGFGGGFGGHGGGGFGGGHISIGGGGHGGGGHGGGRGFGGGHGDIIISSSGGGHGGGGYGGGGGGFDEHHGGGGFGGGGGYGGGGATIIEHHGGGGYGGGGGGGGFDAHHGGGGFGGGGGYGGGGGGGAIIEHHGGGGYGGGGGGFDAHHGGGGFGGGGGGGVMEVAVVGVVAED; encoded by the exons ATGCAGCTCAGGATCAGT ATGAGGTGCTTGATCTTTGCGGCGATATTGACCGTCGCGCTTGCCACATTTGGCAAAGAGCA CGTACATATCAGAATCCACGTACCGGAGATAATACAGCATGACGAGAAGAAGGTTATTAAATACGAAGATCACGGTGGACATGATCATGGAGGAGGAGGTGGAGGTGGCGATCAGACTATAATAGTCACTTCGCCTGGAGGAGGTGGAGGCCACGGAGGCGGTGGTGGTCACGGAGGATTTGGCGGTGGATTTGGAGGTGGTTTCGGAGGCCACGGAGGAGGTGGCTTTGGAGGTGGACACATTAGCATTGGAGGTGGTGGTCACGGTGGAGGTGGCCACGGAGGTGGCAGAGGATTCGGAG GTGGACACGGAGACATTATAATATCCAGTTCAGGTGGTGGCCACGGTGGTGGAGGCTATGGAGGCGGTGGTGGTGGATTCGATGAACATCACGGTGGCGGAGGATTTGGAGGAGGAGGTGGATACGGTGGTGGTGGAGCAACGATCATCGAACATCACGGTGGCGGAGGATATGGaggcggcggtggcggtggtggCTTCGATGCTCACCATGGTGGTGGAGGATTTGGAGGCGGTGGAGGATATGGAGGCGGCGGTGGTGGAGGAGCGATCATCGAACACCACGGTGGTGGAGGCTATGGAGGCGGTGGTGGTGGTTTCGATGCTCACCACGGTGGCGGAGGATTTGGAGGTGGCGGTGGTGGAGGG GTTATGGAGGTGGCGGTGGTGGGGGTGGTGGCGGAGGATTGA
- the LOC126871225 gene encoding uncharacterized protein LOC126871225, which produces MFEIELSHRQRTPLSLTKTSVCSRGLHSRFHSSRAHSLSLICSVHLKILVPDLINHHTHTRTVLFHVHVPTPKKPKTHKNHRTHHASWSSWKYGRHHDLKDEHEEELDHENHHEDHEEKLNEKWPKNHKRDRQKYFPVYDHHKDSYHPPSYVEDNDLKDHGEDTYAVHEDVNDTPPNTESLSYNYEEGYKKGLETVTGHVRSGQMHKFHDDQHEEQGDIENDGFKEEFETKTDAGRYLVDDVEYENTRDKRDHRRRSRKRIHKTPTNSSQGTKNDSKT; this is translated from the coding sequence ATGTTCGAGATCGAACTGTCGCACCGTCAGCGTACCCCGCTTTCTCTGACGAAAACGAGCGTCTGTTCACGAGGCTTGCACTCTCGTTTTCACAGCAGTCGCGCTCATTCCCTTTCGCTTATTTGCAGTGTACACCTGAAGATTCTCGTGCCAGATCTGATCAACCACCACACGCACACGAGGACCGTTCTCTTCCATGTTCACGTGCCAACGCCGAAGAAGCCGAAAACTCACAAGAATCACAGGACTCACCACGCGAGTTGGAGTTCGTGGAAGTACGGGCGTCATCACGATTTGAAGGACGAGCACGAGGAGGAACTTGACCACGAGAACCATCACGAGGATCACGAAGAGAAATTGAACGAGAAATGGCCGAAGAATCACAAACGAGACAGACAAAAGTATTTTCCTGTGTACGACCATCACAAAGACTCTTATCATCCGCCGTCTTACGTGGAAGATAACGACTTGAAGGATCATGGCGAAGATACTTACGCGGTTCACGAGGACGTGAATGATACACCCCCAAATACCGAGTCTCTTAGTTATAATTACGAAGAGGGGTACAAAAAGGGTTTAGAAACGGTAACTGGACACGTTCGATCTGGTCAGATGCACAAGTTTCACGACGATCAACACGAAGAACAGGGTGATATCGAGAACGATGGGTTTAAAGAGGAGTTCGAAACCAAAACGGACGCTGGGAGATATTTGGTGGATGATGTAGAATACGAGAATACTAGGGATAAACGCGATCATCGTCGAAGATCTAGGAAAAGGATCCATAAAACACCGACGAATTCCAGTCAAGGAACGAAAAACGATAGTAAAACGTAG
- the LOC126871230 gene encoding ctenidin-3-like codes for MIKLAAVFVVASLLHLASAGGQHGGHDHVVIHVPYKIKTIHHTHTITKHIHHGGGGGDKYEVLGYTVGHPIDLGGHGGGGGYGGDIGGGHDLGGGGDFGGGHIEYSSGGGGGGGGGGGHIEYSGGDIGGGYGGGGFGGGHGGGLGGGYGGGGLSGGGHEDWGGH; via the exons ATGATCAAGCTCGCG GCCGTCTTTGTGGTTGCCTCGTTGCTCCACTTGGCTTCAGCAGGAGGACAGCACGGTGGACA CGACCATGTGGTAATTCACGTGCCCTACAAGATCAAGACGATTCATCACACGCACACCATCACGAAACACATCCACCATGGCGGTGGAGGTGGTGACAAGTACGAAGTTCTAGGCTACACCGTGGGTCATCCGATAGATTTGGGAGGTCACGGCGGCGGTGGTGGTTACGGTGGTGATATCGGAGGCGGCCACGATTTAGGCGGTGGTGGCGACTTCGGCGGTGGCCACATCGAATACAGCAGCGGTGGCGGCGGTGGAGGCGGTGGAGGTGGTGGCCACATCGAATATAGCGGTGGCGATATTGGCGGAGGATACGGTGGCGGTGGATTCGGTGGCGGCCATGGAGGAGGTCTCGGAGGTGGATACGGAGGAGGTGGTCTCAGTGGTGGAGGTCACGAAGACTGGGGCGGCCATTAA
- the LOC126872673 gene encoding uncharacterized protein LOC126872673 — MLTMAEEVLEEVDSVVATVVAAEEVDSVESNTMLLVTAYLPASEAVGTVEAEMDTVPVVVTIRTQVAVIVVAVMVVAAMAVVSQAITRKSNSDRRVNVVFPIGRFDRFPTS, encoded by the exons ATGCTCACCATGGCGGAGGAGGTTTTGGAGGAAGTGGATTCGGTGGTGGCCACGGTGGTGGCGGCGGAGGAGGTGGATTCGGTGGAATCGAACACCATGCTATTAGTAACAGCATATCTTCCGGCTTCGGAAGCAG TGGGCACGGTGGAGGCGGAGATGGATACAGTTCCGGTGGTGGTTACGATTCGTACTCAAGTGGCGGTCATAGTGGTGGCGGTCATGGTGGTGGCGGCCATGGCGGTGGTTTCTCAGGCTATCACAAGAAAAAGTAATAGCGATCGACGAGTCAATGTCGTGTTTCCGATCGGTCGGTTTGACCGATTTCCGACATCGTGA
- the LOC126868563 gene encoding LOW QUALITY PROTEIN: uncharacterized protein LOC126868563 (The sequence of the model RefSeq protein was modified relative to this genomic sequence to represent the inferred CDS: inserted 2 bases in 1 codon): MGFEIFDHAQCFLAKLTSKGHVKFHIISSESEXRGLGGVHAGTILLVPVPFTDYASVYKACQDSSFYREIVLKYLFIVMFMAFLLVLVVSIVLVASMPSPGGHHEHTHFVIHVPELIHKHHHTHVKKIHIKHEEDDGGHDHVEEW, translated from the exons atgGGATTCGAGATATTCGATCACGCGCAATGTTTCCTGGCGAAACTGACGTCT AAGGGGCAcgtgaaatttcatataatctCAAGTGAGAGCGA TAGAGGGTTGGGTGGGGTGCACGCAGGAACTATTTTGCTCGTTCCTGTACCGTTCACTGATTATGCTTCCGTTTATAAGGCTTGCCAGGATTCCAGCTTTTA CCGTGAAATAgttctgaaatatttattcatagTAATGTTCATG gcCTTCCTTCTTGTCCTCGTCGTTTCAATCGTCCTCGTAGCTTCGATGCCTTCCCCTGGCGGTCATCACGAACA CACGCATTTCGTCATTCACGTGCCAGAATTGATTCACAAACACCATCATACGCATGTGAAAAAGATTCACATAAAACACGAAGAAGATGATGGTGGTCACGATCACGTAGAAGAGTGGTGA
- the LOC126872655 gene encoding uncharacterized protein LOC126872655 produces the protein MIPQQTRRMGPPPWQSPLPRSRKSYASEVHYHKYHGPPVHYHSKKSVYGSSSFPHGGDDFDQGYEHVNHVNIPYGKGISHAVSYGKGYIPYDQIKGSVSFNRERNPSSQEHKYTSESEYSSPPFSSPDAQYSPSSYESPQQETFFPDAETALNYNGRQSDRKRLYSSRSIEKDLVTNNPIDLGAATNKDQILLLQQKATDLYKNIVSQPQGGVLLPSGIPSATIGGSKEGIVLRDTIALGEYQQKLQEMTKSWPQFLSNAATTLGNSYQNQQVSGSYSTAGSTTPGFSGWSANFAQPKQGYDVKEDTMEPPVDFRNMPIQSSPYHTFPVPMNVVLPAPTQAVHG, from the exons ATGATTCCACAGCAAACCAGGCGCATGGGACCACCACCGTGGCAATCTCCTTTACCGCGTTCCAGAAAATCGTACGCCAGCGAAGTTCATTATCACAAGTATCATGGTCCTCCCGTACACTATCACTCGAAGAAATCTGTGTACGGAAGTTCATCGTTTCCTCATGGAGGAGATGACTTCGATCAAGGCTACGAACATGTGAACCATGTGAACATTCCTTATGGCAAGGGCATCAGTCATGCAGTTTCGTACGGAAAGGGTTACATACCTTACGATCAGATTAAGGGTAGCGTCTCGTTTAATCGTGAAAG GAATCCAAGCTCCCAAGAGCACAAGTACACGTCGGAATCGGAATATTCGTCGCCACCGTTCTCCTCACCCGACGCCCAGTATTCACCTTCGTCGTACGAGTCTCCGCAGCAAGAGACCTTCTTTCCGGATGCAGAGACAGCCTTGAACTACAACGGGAGGCAAAGTGATCGCAAgagactctactcttcgagaTCCATCGAGAAGGACCTCGTTACGAATAATCCGATCGACCTCGGCGCCGCCACGAACAAGGATCAGATACTCCTGCTCCAGCAGAAGGCTACCGATCTCTACAAGAACATCGTTTCTCAGCCGCAAGGTGGCGTCCTGTTACCATCTGGCATTCCATCGGCCACTATCGGTGGCAGCAAAGAGGGAATCGTGTTGAGAGACACAATAGCTTTAGGCGAATATCAACAAAAGCTCCAAGAGATGACCAAATCCTGGCCACAGTTTTTATCTAACGCCGCTACAACTTTGGGAAACAGTTATCAAAACCAACAGGTTAGCGGGAGTTACTCGACGGCTGGCTCTACAACTCCTGGTTTCAGTGGTTGGTCAGCGAATTTTGCTCAGCCGAAGCAAGGTTACGACGTTAAGGAGGACACTATGGAACCGCCGGTTGATTTTAGGAATATGCCTATTCAGAGTTCGCCTTATCATACGTTCCCTGTTCCGATGAACGTGGTGCTTCCGGCGCCCACGCAGGCGGTTCATGGTTAG